Proteins encoded in a region of the Lycorma delicatula isolate Av1 chromosome 6, ASM4794821v1, whole genome shotgun sequence genome:
- the LOC142326611 gene encoding uncharacterized protein LOC142326611, whose protein sequence is MDFMYIFPPEILEIILSYINATDLKNCILVSQTWRRNINCLCNWKRMCIDNDWFPEEICEYERSDWKKCFWLNFNWYNGYYDTFNLQICPLSKIYVTKDLIIRVFQNRVEIWSFNIVPRLEQTLSFSHLYRSSVKVYKDFLVNQQNNYLQIYNRHYRTKTYRLFKEINLPVVPVQNLRTRTENKSVNKESIVLIKLSEQYIAVTLKGNENIYAWSLEDSDLCMTAPNDDHIFQMEVESNMLFIVILDMPMSCYKVRGFDLDERIWDLELILFDNTPFGVNPPELWVNAWFIMSIAEIYQFQNRYLYTPLKVWNREGRFVALEFPNCARQPYFQCCLKENLVIFTLNESTVAVWEPHAEMITKSFSVERGFDDIRMVPGNTIAITYNNSLQFWDWKLGVLLHTVDFKLRVVNKPIINEQYYIYEDMEDIIVMKYHDICKTYIP, encoded by the coding sequence AtggattttatgtatatatttccacccgaaattttagaaattatactttcttatattaatgctaccgatttaaaaaattgcattctaGTGTCACAGACTTGGCGTAGAAATATAAATTGTCTTTGTAATTGGAAAAGAATGTGTATCGATAACGATTGGTTTCCAGAAGAGATTTGTGAATATGAAAGAAGTgattggaaaaaatgtttttggttaaACTTTAATTGGTATAATGGTTATTACGatacttttaatttacagatttgcccgttatcaaaaatttatgttactaAAGATTTAATCATTAGAGTTTTTCAAAATCGTGTTGAAATATGGAGCTTTAATATAGTACCGAGATTAGAACAAACGTTATCGTTCTCGCACCTTTATCGTTCATCAGTTAAAGTTTACAAAGATTTTCTTGttaatcaacaaaataattatttacagatttataacAGACATTATCGAACAAAAACGtatagattatttaaagaaataaatttgccTGTTGTTCCTGTTCAAAACTTAAGAACCAGAACcgaaaataaaagtgtaaacaaagaaagtatagttttaattaagttGAGCGAACAGTATATAGCTGTAACTTTAAAAGGCAATGAAAATATATACGCGTGGAGCTTAGAGGATTCTGATTTATGCATGACAGCACCTAATGATGATCATATATTTCAAATGGAAGTCGAATCAAATATgctattcattgttattttagaTATGCCGATGTCTTGTTATAAAGTTAGAGGATTTGATCTCGATGAAAGAATATGGGATCTTGAATTAATTCTTTTTGATAACACACCATTCGGTGTAAATCCTCCAGAATTATGGGTGAATGCGTGGTTTATTATGAGTATTGCTGAAATATATCAATTTCAGAATAGATATCTTTATACACCGCTTAAAGTATGGAATCGTGAAGGTAGATTTGTCGCATTAGAATTTCCAAATTGTGCTCGTCAACCTTATTTTCAATGTTGCTTAAAAGAAAATcttgttatatttacattaaatgaatCAACTGTAGCCGTTTGGGAACCTCATGCTGAAATGATTACAAAAAGTTTTAGTGTTGAACGCGGTTTTGACGATATTCGGATGGTACCTGGAAACACTATCGCAATAACTTATAATAACTCGTTACAGTTTTGGGACTGGAAATTAGGAGTGTTATTACATAcagttgattttaaattaagagtTGTTAATAAACCTATCATCAATGAacagtattatatttatgaagatatggAAGATATTATTGTCATGAAATATCATGATATTTGTAAAACATATATTCCTTAa